One genomic segment of Corallococcus silvisoli includes these proteins:
- a CDS encoding glycoside hydrolase family 16 protein yields MHRPLRAGLITTGLLTLLSGCSPEPEATPVEAEAYGRTQQGERAYDPGAGWTLSWQDDFTGTSLNTGAWTVLTSNWDPLLNNCNFGTGELEFPRAQNVSVSNGKLIITAERTGDNPTDSHCPGNYRSFYSGRIHTKGKVEGRYGRIVASIKVPPGYGMWPAFWTLGSNLTSAGWPGAGEIDILEWKSTEPTWMKSALHWYNGGNADWGTGASRGVDLSQDFHTYEVEWNANTMVFRLDRDFVSTATFNHNETEFQQPHFLILNLALGGVWYGNPSPDAIDLPWGARKTMEVEWVRWYQPGGAQSLGLTNAGFEQGMTGWATWSPDGTGAAAYSETYNGGHSGSYHLTHWTASSPFEAWTYQTKSGLAAGSYKLRAWFRKGGTFDFARFQVKTCGSCAAAITNLGTYGNYTLVETPAVTVPDNGYLEFGLHSKATVHDASSFIHMDDVELIKL; encoded by the coding sequence ATGCACCGCCCCCTACGCGCTGGCCTGATCACCACAGGACTCCTCACCCTCCTCTCTGGCTGTTCGCCGGAGCCGGAGGCCACGCCCGTGGAGGCGGAGGCCTACGGCCGGACGCAGCAGGGCGAGCGCGCCTACGATCCGGGCGCGGGGTGGACGTTGTCCTGGCAGGACGACTTCACGGGCACGTCGTTGAACACGGGTGCGTGGACGGTGCTCACGAGCAACTGGGATCCGCTGCTCAACAACTGCAACTTCGGCACGGGCGAGCTGGAGTTCCCGCGTGCGCAGAACGTGTCGGTGAGCAACGGCAAGTTGATCATCACGGCGGAGCGCACGGGGGACAACCCCACGGACTCGCACTGCCCGGGCAACTACCGGTCGTTCTATTCCGGCCGCATCCACACCAAGGGCAAGGTGGAGGGGCGCTACGGAAGGATCGTCGCGAGCATCAAGGTTCCGCCGGGCTACGGCATGTGGCCGGCGTTCTGGACGCTGGGCTCCAACCTCACCAGCGCGGGCTGGCCGGGCGCCGGGGAGATCGACATCCTGGAGTGGAAGTCCACGGAGCCCACGTGGATGAAGTCCGCGCTGCATTGGTACAACGGCGGCAACGCGGACTGGGGCACGGGCGCGAGCCGTGGCGTGGACCTGTCGCAGGACTTCCACACGTATGAGGTGGAGTGGAACGCGAACACCATGGTGTTCCGCCTGGACCGCGACTTCGTCTCTACGGCGACCTTCAACCACAACGAGACGGAGTTCCAGCAGCCGCACTTCCTCATCCTCAACCTCGCGCTGGGCGGCGTCTGGTACGGCAACCCGTCGCCGGACGCCATCGACCTGCCCTGGGGCGCGCGCAAGACGATGGAGGTGGAGTGGGTGCGCTGGTACCAGCCCGGCGGCGCCCAGTCGCTGGGCCTGACCAACGCCGGCTTCGAGCAGGGCATGACGGGCTGGGCGACCTGGAGCCCGGACGGCACGGGCGCGGCGGCGTACTCGGAGACGTACAACGGCGGGCACTCGGGCAGCTACCACCTGACGCACTGGACGGCGAGCTCCCCCTTCGAGGCCTGGACGTACCAGACGAAGTCCGGGCTCGCGGCGGGCTCCTACAAGCTGCGCGCGTGGTTCCGCAAGGGCGGCACCTTCGACTTCGCGCGCTTCCAGGTGAAGACCTGCGGCTCGTGCGCGGCGGCCATCACCAACCTGGGCACGTACGGCAACTACACGCTGGTGGAGACGCCCGCCGTCACCGTCCCGGACAACGGCTACCTGGAGTTCGGCTTGCACAGCAAGGCGACCGTCCACGACGCCTCCAGCTTCATCCACATGGATGACGTGGAGCTGATCAAGCTGTAG
- a CDS encoding ABC transporter substrate-binding protein, translating to MRIPLLRVGSVLALLLLAACRIESAAPSGGVAMAQAATPSGEVWVYTSMYRHVLDAMEPLLKERLPGIQVHWYQAGSEKVASRLEAERAAGAVRADLLMTSDPFLYERLARDGAFLRYASVNALRVPRSLMDLDARYAAVRLSTMVLVHRVGAGTAPRSFAALTDGSWTGKVAIGDPLTSGTAFTWAVFLRAQHGDAYFAGLRARGAVVAGGNAAVLQKVESGEADAGVLLLENALAAKAKGSPIEVVWPEDGAVVIPGPVAVFASTRNPVAAKALVDVLLSPEGQRIIVETGDMNAVDPRLDGPRGGPGVEGLLGRARAWTPVLLEQGLLHGGDIKEAFSRAFAR from the coding sequence ATGCGCATCCCCCTCCTCCGCGTGGGCTCCGTCCTCGCGCTGCTCCTCCTGGCCGCGTGCCGCATCGAATCCGCCGCGCCATCGGGCGGTGTCGCCATGGCGCAGGCCGCGACGCCTTCGGGCGAGGTGTGGGTCTACACGTCGATGTACCGGCACGTGCTGGATGCGATGGAGCCGCTGTTGAAGGAGCGGCTGCCCGGCATCCAGGTGCACTGGTACCAGGCGGGCAGTGAGAAGGTGGCCAGCCGCCTGGAGGCGGAGCGGGCCGCGGGGGCGGTGCGCGCGGATCTGCTGATGACGTCGGATCCCTTCCTGTACGAGCGGCTGGCGAGGGACGGCGCCTTCCTGCGCTATGCCTCCGTGAACGCGCTGCGGGTCCCTCGCTCGCTGATGGACCTGGATGCGAGGTACGCGGCGGTGCGGCTGTCCACCATGGTGTTGGTGCACCGCGTGGGCGCGGGGACGGCGCCGAGGTCCTTCGCCGCGCTGACGGATGGCAGCTGGACGGGGAAGGTGGCCATCGGGGATCCGCTCACGTCGGGCACGGCGTTCACCTGGGCGGTGTTCCTGCGGGCCCAGCACGGCGATGCGTACTTCGCGGGCCTGAGGGCGAGGGGCGCGGTGGTGGCCGGAGGCAACGCGGCGGTGCTTCAGAAGGTGGAGAGCGGAGAGGCGGACGCGGGCGTGTTGCTGCTGGAGAACGCGCTGGCGGCGAAGGCGAAGGGGAGCCCCATCGAGGTCGTCTGGCCGGAGGACGGCGCGGTCGTCATCCCTGGCCCCGTGGCGGTGTTCGCGTCGACGCGCAACCCGGTGGCGGCGAAGGCGCTGGTGGACGTGCTGCTGTCGCCGGAGGGGCAGCGCATCATCGTGGAGACGGGCGACATGAACGCGGTGGATCCGCGGCTGGACGGACCGCGTGGCGGGCCCGGTGTGGAGGGCCTGCTGGGCCGCGCGCGGGCGTGGACCCCGGTGCTGCTGGAGCAGGGACTGCTGCACGGTGGTGACATCAAGGAAGCCTTCAGCCGGGCCTTCGCGCGATGA
- a CDS encoding ABC transporter permease produces MTGRGWGRWLALSVWAVPLLLFAGGPVAALLARGVGAATGGMGGMVAAESLALVNTLGISLGATAWALGLGAPLAFLLFRTDLPLRGAFTVLFTLPSAIPAFIWGMGWLSLASPRAGYLNRLLGADVFDVYGAGGIAFVEGLSGLPLVLLAGAAALRRVDPSLEEAARVSGATPLRALVSTTLPLVLPSLLSGAVMVFLMAASSFGVPYLLGVSASPPTRVLTTRIYELVLLGSEEGLPRASVLASFLLLLTPLALGLTWALGRSGRVRLSAGKGVSPRALALGAWRRWALLGVGALGGALVVLPLAAILLTSLQRSFGASLAWDTLTLSHWSGVLWDARTLRATGRSVLLAAGAGGLIVGLGLAGALLRRSFRRGGAVVEAMAVWPYAVPGTVLALALLVAFSRDWRLVVLERVAFVLALANTPWLLLVGYVGKYLALGERNGTEALAQVDPSLAEAARVGGAGPTRAFLDATLPLLRPALTVAFVLAFLACATEITLSVLLVPAGSEVLGTLLFELQSYADPAAAAVLACAFVVLVVAGQAVLAWARRRVPEVR; encoded by the coding sequence ATGACGGGACGCGGCTGGGGGCGGTGGCTCGCGCTGTCTGTCTGGGCCGTTCCGCTGCTGCTCTTCGCGGGGGGGCCGGTCGCGGCGCTGTTGGCTCGGGGTGTGGGGGCGGCGACGGGTGGAATGGGAGGGATGGTCGCGGCGGAGTCCCTGGCGCTGGTGAACACGCTGGGCATCTCGCTGGGCGCGACGGCGTGGGCGCTGGGCCTGGGGGCCCCGCTGGCCTTCCTCCTGTTCCGCACGGACCTGCCCCTTCGCGGCGCGTTCACGGTGCTCTTCACGTTGCCCTCCGCCATCCCGGCGTTCATCTGGGGCATGGGGTGGCTGTCACTCGCGAGCCCGCGCGCGGGCTACCTGAACCGGCTGCTGGGCGCGGATGTGTTCGATGTCTATGGCGCGGGCGGCATCGCGTTCGTGGAGGGACTCTCGGGGCTGCCGCTCGTGCTGCTCGCGGGCGCCGCGGCGCTGAGGCGCGTGGATCCCTCGCTGGAGGAGGCTGCCCGCGTGTCCGGCGCGACGCCGCTTCGCGCGCTGGTGAGCACCACGCTCCCCCTGGTCCTGCCGTCGCTGCTCTCGGGAGCGGTGATGGTGTTCCTCATGGCCGCGTCCTCCTTTGGCGTGCCGTACCTGCTCGGCGTTTCGGCGTCGCCGCCCACGCGCGTCCTCACCACGCGCATCTATGAGCTGGTGCTCCTGGGCAGCGAGGAGGGCCTGCCTCGCGCGTCCGTGCTCGCGTCGTTCCTGTTGCTGCTGACGCCGCTGGCGCTGGGCCTCACGTGGGCGCTGGGCCGGAGCGGCCGGGTGCGGTTGAGCGCGGGCAAGGGCGTGTCTCCGCGCGCGCTGGCGCTGGGGGCATGGCGGCGCTGGGCGCTCCTGGGCGTGGGCGCATTGGGGGGCGCGCTGGTGGTGCTGCCGTTGGCCGCCATCCTGCTCACCTCGCTGCAACGCAGCTTTGGCGCCTCGCTGGCCTGGGACACGCTGACCTTGTCTCACTGGTCCGGTGTGCTGTGGGACGCGCGCACCTTGCGCGCCACGGGGCGCAGCGTGCTGCTCGCGGCGGGGGCGGGGGGACTCATCGTGGGGTTGGGGCTCGCGGGGGCGCTGCTGCGGCGGTCCTTCCGGAGGGGCGGCGCGGTGGTGGAGGCGATGGCCGTGTGGCCCTACGCGGTGCCGGGCACGGTGCTGGCGCTGGCGCTGCTGGTGGCGTTCTCGCGGGACTGGCGGCTGGTGGTGCTGGAGCGGGTGGCGTTCGTGCTGGCCCTGGCGAACACCCCGTGGCTGTTGCTCGTGGGCTACGTGGGCAAGTACCTGGCCCTGGGCGAGCGCAACGGCACCGAGGCCCTGGCTCAGGTGGACCCCTCCCTGGCGGAGGCGGCGCGGGTGGGCGGCGCGGGGCCGACGCGGGCGTTCCTGGACGCGACGTTGCCGCTGCTCCGGCCCGCGCTCACGGTGGCGTTCGTGCTGGCGTTCCTCGCGTGCGCCACGGAGATCACCCTGTCGGTGCTGCTGGTGCCCGCGGGCTCCGAGGTGCTGGGCACGCTGCTGTTCGAGTTGCAGAGCTACGCGGATCCCGCCGCCGCGGCGGTGCTGGCGTGCGCGTTCGTGGTGCTGGTGGTGGCGGGACAGGCCGTGCTCGCGTGGGCGCGGCGCCGCGTGCCGGAGGTGCGGTGA
- a CDS encoding ABC transporter ATP-binding protein, with protein sequence MAAIVLEELVKAYGGPPVVRGLSLTVGQGELVSLLGPSGCGKTTTLRMLAGLEHPDAGTIRLGDELVAGPGVRVPPERRGLGMVFQSYAIWPHRSVEANVAYPLVLRKVPRHEVAARVREALRWVRLEAFAARMPHELSGGQLQRVALARALVADPRVLLLDEPLSNLDVALREELRAEIAALRARLGTTLVFVTHDQGEALALSDRIAVMNRGVIEQVDTPERLYRQPATPFVAGFVGGANVLRGDTRAGVFHCAGAEVSFELPTEVGARSGPGTLVVRPEDLELGESGTPLVLSARLFLGHSAEYRFPVGDAFLRVVGPALDGVRAGQPLRVRVRKATLFDASA encoded by the coding sequence ATGGCGGCCATCGTCCTGGAGGAGCTGGTCAAGGCGTACGGCGGGCCCCCCGTGGTGCGGGGCTTGAGCCTGACGGTCGGGCAGGGCGAGCTGGTCTCCCTGCTGGGCCCCTCGGGGTGCGGGAAGACGACGACGCTGCGGATGCTCGCCGGGCTGGAGCATCCGGACGCCGGCACCATCCGCCTGGGTGACGAGCTGGTGGCCGGCCCCGGCGTGCGTGTTCCCCCCGAGCGTCGCGGCCTGGGCATGGTGTTCCAGAGCTACGCCATCTGGCCTCACCGCAGCGTGGAAGCGAACGTCGCCTATCCCCTGGTGCTTCGGAAGGTGCCCCGGCACGAGGTGGCGGCGCGCGTGCGCGAAGCCCTCCGGTGGGTGCGGCTGGAGGCGTTCGCGGCGCGCATGCCGCATGAGCTGTCCGGCGGACAGTTGCAGCGCGTGGCGCTCGCGCGGGCGCTGGTCGCGGACCCGCGCGTGCTGCTGCTGGATGAGCCCCTGTCGAACCTGGACGTGGCACTGCGCGAGGAGTTGCGCGCCGAGATCGCCGCGCTGCGCGCCCGACTGGGGACGACGCTCGTCTTCGTCACGCACGACCAGGGCGAGGCCCTGGCTTTGTCGGACCGCATCGCGGTGATGAACCGCGGCGTCATCGAACAGGTGGACACGCCGGAGCGGCTGTATCGCCAGCCGGCGACTCCCTTCGTCGCGGGCTTCGTCGGGGGCGCGAACGTGCTGCGGGGTGACACTCGCGCCGGGGTCTTTCACTGCGCGGGGGCGGAGGTCTCGTTCGAGCTGCCCACGGAAGTGGGGGCGCGCTCCGGGCCTGGGACGTTGGTGGTGCGGCCGGAGGACCTGGAGTTGGGGGAGTCCGGCACGCCGCTCGTCCTCTCCGCGCGTCTGTTCCTGGGGCACTCGGCGGAGTACCGCTTCCCGGTGGGGGATGCGTTCCTGCGCGTCGTCGGTCCCGCGCTGGACGGCGTGCGCGCCGGGCAACCGCTGAGGGTGCGCGTGCGCAAGGCCACCCTCTTCGACGCCAGCGCTTGA
- a CDS encoding pyridoxamine 5'-phosphate oxidase family protein, translated as MKTVTDVETLEGLYGFPTRPSVLKEVDHLHPAYRPFIERSPFAVLATSGPDGLDVSPRGDPAGFVVIDDVHTLLLPDRRGNNRADSLRNILTNPHVALLFFVPGVNETLRVNGRASIVIEPSMLERFTFEGKQPRSVLRVTVEAVFFQCSRALIRSELWNPARHVARHELPSNGAILAALSEDTFDGDEYDRELPKRVKSTLY; from the coding sequence ATGAAGACGGTGACGGATGTGGAGACGCTTGAAGGCCTGTACGGGTTTCCCACAAGGCCCTCCGTCCTCAAGGAGGTGGACCACCTCCACCCGGCGTACCGGCCCTTCATTGAACGCTCGCCGTTCGCGGTGCTCGCCACGTCAGGGCCGGACGGCCTGGACGTGTCCCCCCGGGGCGACCCCGCGGGCTTCGTCGTCATCGACGACGTGCACACGCTGCTGCTCCCCGACCGGCGCGGCAACAACCGCGCCGACTCGTTGCGCAACATCCTGACGAATCCGCACGTCGCGTTGCTCTTCTTCGTCCCCGGCGTCAACGAAACCCTGCGCGTCAACGGCCGGGCGAGCATCGTCATCGAACCGTCGATGCTGGAGCGCTTCACCTTCGAGGGAAAGCAGCCACGCTCCGTGCTGCGCGTCACGGTGGAGGCCGTCTTCTTCCAGTGCAGTCGCGCGCTGATCCGCTCCGAGCTCTGGAATCCGGCCCGGCACGTGGCCCGCCACGAACTCCCGAGCAACGGAGCCATCCTCGCGGCCCTCAGCGAGGACACCTTCGACGGCGACGAGTACGACCGCGAGCTCCCGAAGCGCGTGAAGTCGACGCTGTACTGA
- a CDS encoding carboxymuconolactone decarboxylase family protein — protein MKVRMNPMAVAPEALKVMLEFSEKVAGLGLESRLMELVKIRASQLNGCAYCIHMHTRDARARGETEERIYLLDAWRESPLYTERERAALGWTEALTLVSQTHAPDADYAALKPHFTEEEIVKLTLLIGQINTWNRIAIGFRALHPVATRSEAA, from the coding sequence ATGAAGGTCAGGATGAATCCCATGGCGGTCGCGCCGGAGGCGTTGAAGGTCATGCTCGAGTTCAGCGAGAAGGTCGCTGGACTGGGGCTGGAGTCGCGCCTCATGGAGTTGGTCAAGATCCGCGCCTCGCAGCTCAACGGCTGCGCCTACTGCATCCACATGCACACCCGTGACGCCCGGGCGCGCGGGGAGACCGAGGAGCGCATCTACCTGCTGGACGCCTGGCGCGAGTCGCCGCTCTACACCGAGCGCGAGCGGGCGGCGCTGGGCTGGACCGAGGCCCTGACGCTCGTTTCCCAGACGCACGCGCCGGACGCCGACTACGCTGCGCTCAAGCCGCACTTCACCGAAGAGGAGATCGTGAAGCTCACCCTGCTGATTGGACAGATCAACACCTGGAACCGGATCGCCATCGGCTTCCGTGCCCTGCACCCGGTGGCCACGCGCAGTGAAGCCGCCTGA
- a CDS encoding sigma-70 family RNA polymerase sigma factor: MKPPDASPADAFDPLRPRLLRIAYRMLGIVAEAEDVVQEAYLRWHQADRAAVRDAEAVLVRTVTRLCLDVLKSARVRREEYVGTWLPEPIIETVEGDDLTLTLMMALERLSPLERAAFLLHDVFGMDFEEVAKAIDRDPAACRQLASRARTHVREARPRFPVTEGQGRELASAFYAASRSGDTHALQALLAQDVVVYSDSGGKAKAALNPIHGMEKSVRLFEGLVRRTGVNASRLIHEGVIDGLPAFVTLEADGVFQTTAFGIEDGRIVAIYITRNPDKLSNIRRAVGEDVS, from the coding sequence GTGAAGCCGCCTGACGCGAGCCCCGCGGACGCCTTCGACCCGCTCCGCCCCCGCCTGCTCCGCATCGCGTACCGGATGCTGGGCATCGTCGCGGAGGCGGAGGACGTGGTCCAGGAGGCGTACCTGCGCTGGCATCAGGCGGACCGCGCCGCCGTGCGGGACGCCGAGGCCGTGCTCGTCCGCACGGTGACGCGCCTGTGCCTTGACGTCCTGAAGTCCGCGCGCGTCCGGCGCGAGGAGTACGTGGGCACCTGGCTGCCAGAGCCCATCATCGAGACAGTGGAGGGTGACGACTTGACGCTGACCCTGATGATGGCCCTGGAGCGCCTGTCCCCGCTGGAGCGCGCCGCGTTCCTCCTGCACGACGTGTTCGGCATGGACTTCGAGGAGGTGGCGAAGGCCATCGACCGGGACCCCGCGGCCTGCCGCCAGCTCGCCAGCCGGGCGCGGACCCACGTGCGCGAGGCCCGGCCGCGCTTCCCCGTGACGGAGGGCCAGGGCCGGGAGCTGGCCTCGGCGTTCTATGCCGCGTCCCGGAGCGGCGACACGCACGCGCTCCAGGCGCTGCTCGCCCAGGATGTCGTCGTGTACTCCGACAGCGGCGGCAAGGCGAAGGCGGCCCTCAACCCCATCCATGGCATGGAGAAGAGCGTGCGCCTGTTCGAGGGGCTGGTGCGCCGCACGGGCGTGAACGCGTCCCGGCTCATCCACGAGGGCGTCATCGACGGCCTGCCTGCGTTCGTCACGTTGGAAGCGGACGGCGTCTTCCAGACGACGGCGTTCGGAATCGAGGACGGCCGCATCGTGGCCATCTACATCACGCGCAATCCGGACAAGCTGTCGAACATCCGGCGCGCGGTGGGCGAGGACGTGTCGTAG
- a CDS encoding LysR substrate-binding domain-containing protein: MELRHLRYFVAVAEELGFTRAARRLHIAQPPLSQQIRKFEAELGGALFERMGRTVVLTKLGRDLLPEARQLLESAMRFQERAARQARGEQGALMLALISSFATPRFTAMLRAFQKKAPDVHIELSNHPSAWQLEALERGTLDVGILRPRERMPPNVVFQLLRRERLRLAVPSRHPFAKRKSVPWTELRGEPLILVEAGVAPPDYYAAFFERLRDAGVEPSVRQSVQNVATKIWFVSAGLGIAPLPHTPDTEHHSGVVFIDLPADAPVTDTVIAWRKSGGTPALLRFVEFARESFAAR; the protein is encoded by the coding sequence ATGGAGCTTCGCCACCTGCGGTACTTCGTCGCGGTCGCGGAGGAGCTCGGCTTCACCCGCGCCGCGCGGCGGCTGCACATCGCCCAGCCGCCGCTCAGTCAACAGATCCGCAAGTTCGAGGCCGAGCTGGGCGGCGCGCTCTTCGAGCGGATGGGCCGCACGGTGGTCCTCACGAAGCTTGGGCGCGACCTGCTGCCAGAGGCGCGCCAGCTGCTGGAGAGCGCCATGCGGTTCCAGGAGCGCGCGGCGCGGCAGGCTCGGGGGGAACAGGGCGCGCTGATGCTCGCGCTCATCTCCTCGTTCGCGACGCCCCGCTTCACCGCGATGCTCCGCGCCTTCCAGAAGAAGGCGCCGGACGTCCACATCGAGCTCAGCAACCACCCTTCCGCGTGGCAGCTGGAGGCGCTGGAGCGGGGAACCCTGGACGTCGGCATCCTGCGTCCTCGCGAGCGGATGCCTCCGAACGTGGTGTTCCAGCTCCTCCGGCGGGAACGGCTCCGGCTGGCGGTGCCCTCGCGGCATCCGTTCGCGAAGCGGAAGTCGGTCCCCTGGACGGAGCTGCGGGGCGAACCGCTCATCCTCGTGGAGGCGGGCGTGGCCCCTCCGGACTACTACGCGGCGTTCTTCGAGCGCCTTCGCGACGCGGGAGTCGAGCCCTCCGTGCGGCAATCCGTGCAGAACGTCGCGACGAAGATCTGGTTCGTCTCCGCGGGCCTGGGCATCGCGCCCCTGCCGCACACGCCCGACACCGAACACCACTCCGGCGTGGTGTTCATCGACCTGCCAGCCGATGCGCCGGTGACGGACACCGTCATCGCGTGGAGGAAGTCGGGCGGCACGCCCGCCCTGCTCCGGTTCGTCGAGTTCGCGCGCGAATCGTTCGCCGCGCGCTGA